GACCTCCATGTCCAGCAGTAGCTACTACGTTTGAACTTTCCTGATCACTGGAAATTTTTCAgaaattacatttaataataaGCGAATCATCAAACAGAAGGAAAGAGGTATATTGGTTTTTAATTGAAGCCAGTGACAAAGCCAAATTGCTGTGATTTAATGTCACTGACCTTTCACCAGGAGCCCATGCAACTGCCCTAATAGGAGTTGTATCTGCGCTGAAGAAAAGTAAAGGTCTAGTATCTgcacaaaaaattgaaaatcaaaTGTGAAATCAACACATCACTCTCTAGCCACAATGTGAAAACAAACTATCAATACCTTGGGAAGATTTGGTTGTAGAAAATTTCCAGAGAGCAACCTTATGCAAGAGATCAAAACAAACAtagtcaaaaaaaattaagcattGCAATTCCCATACTTGAATACACTTACATTTTACGCattaaagaaaaacacaatCATATAATGGAAATGGCAGTGTGAAAGTAATTTGTTAATTACCGTGCCATCGTGGCAACCAGCGAGTAAGAAATCAGGGTTCCCAGAAGTCGACCATTCAACTGTTAAAGGAATACTGTACGACAATAGATGAGCACCATATCAGGAGAAACCCAATAGAGACAGATATTGAGGAAGTATCAATAATAAAAgcgaaaattaattatatgtacAACTCTGAGAACACAAAACTGGCAAATGTTAGACATCTACTAACCTTTGTGTATCACCACACTTCAAGTTTGAACATTTGAAAACGGGAGCCAGTTTCACAAAACGAGGATCAGTCGCATCTTTCTTTGAAGATAAATACACAGCCGATACTGCCTGAGGCATTGGAACATCCCACCTGCATAAAGTTATTCATCATTCCGCATAGTACATATTGCATATTGCAAATATGATAACACTAACTATATTCACATAGTAAAGGAAAAGACAATATCTAATGCATTAGGAGGATACAAGATGAAAGAGAAGTAGCTGAACTTACACTTCCAGAGATCCATTCCCCAGCAAGACAGCTAAATATCCCATTCTATGCTTATTAAGAGAATCATCTGCAGATGGGGGACGCCATTTCATATCCCAGGCAACTTTTCCATTGTGTGCCAGACATAAAACAACCCTCGGAAGAGCAATGTCTTCAGAGATATCCGAGGATTGTTCCCCTGGTACGTTTCCAACAGCTTCACTATCTTCTGACACCACCGGTTCGCAAGTTTCTTCAGTAGGTTGGTGTTTTTGTCTCTTTCTCCGTACGGGAAGTTTGATATTTGCATTCTCTGAAGACAGCACTTGTCCTGAGCTTTCGTTGTTGGTTTTAGCTTTGGTTACTGAAGGTTTTCGTAGAACCCGGAGAGGAGTTGCGGGAACAACCGCCTCTTCCGGATACCGAACAGACAAAGCTTCAACGTATAGAACGTCACCATCAAGCTCAATAGGAAGCTCAGCAGTAGTCTTCTTTCTAGGTCTTCCTTTTGGCTTCTTAGGCTCTGTTGCTGTCTCTATTGGATGCTTTCTCGGCCTGCCTCTCGGCTTTTTAGGTTCTGTATTGCGATTACTTTCATCGGATGGTTTCTTCTGATACTTTCCAGACAACTTCTGTTTCTTCCCTGATATATGGGTGCTATCGTTGTCGCATGTGGCATTTATAATACACCATATCTGAATAATGCCTCTACCTGAAAGTCGAACTCCTATCTTGTGGCTGTAGGAATCAGGTGGATGAGTAGCCACAGCTAGAAACTGCAACAGTAAGAACGCACAACAATGAATTGAAAACCTAAGATTTGCATTTCAATCAAGCATCAAAAACAGAAGATATAACCTAATCACCTCACATTTTGCCCGAGCATCTGGGTTTCCATGAACTCTGGGACACCACTCCAATGCCCAAACAGAACCTCCAACATGCATAACAAAATCCTTGCTGCAGAGGTGAATAAATCATTATCATGACTAGGAAAACCTCTTTGATAATTGAAAAAGGACAAGAGCAGATATATAATACACACACAAACAAGCACTGCCTGTCTAGTTAATTACCAACTTAGTCCTGGCTCATACCCGCTTAACTCAATCACTAAACTTAATAAGTGAATTCATAATTTTGAACATGAGAAGGGAAAAACCTATGATCATTCCCCATAGTCAAGATTAAATGCATGCCTAATCAAGTTGTAAGTGATGCATGAGCTTTGCTAGCTAACAGAACCAGTTGGGATTAAATAATTACAGCTCATATAAACCTTAATTACTACCTGGGTTCACCAAATGATGATGGTTCATCGTCATCTATCTTAACCTGCGCCGATAATAAcagagagtaaaaaaaaaaagaagtatggTTGAAGCAATTTATGAAGTAAATGGAGGGTAAGAAGAACTAAAGTAGAAAGAAAGAATCTTCTAGTGTAAAGATAAGACACACCTCAGGAGCTCGTGCTGAAGAAAACTGAGGCAAAGTCTGACTCTTGACGTCCTTTGGTTCACAGCTTTTTC
The sequence above is drawn from the Brassica napus cultivar Da-Ae chromosome A8, Da-Ae, whole genome shotgun sequence genome and encodes:
- the LOC106440768 gene encoding uncharacterized protein LOC106440768 isoform X1, with the translated sequence MNEEEPSGSGEEGCSISTFDYSVENHLKAVDSISDLCGGEAGTGIEETDINRLSSSVTFLKEWRHLSYEPKRFGFCDDEAGKSCEPKDVKSQTLPQFSSARAPEVKIDDDEPSSFGEPSKDFVMHVGGSVWALEWCPRVHGNPDARAKCEFLAVATHPPDSYSHKIGVRLSGRGIIQIWCIINATCDNDSTHISGKKQKLSGKYQKKPSDESNRNTEPKKPRGRPRKHPIETATEPKKPKGRPRKKTTAELPIELDGDVLYVEALSVRYPEEAVVPATPLRVLRKPSVTKAKTNNESSGQVLSSENANIKLPVRRKRQKHQPTEETCEPVVSEDSEAVGNVPGEQSSDISEDIALPRVVLCLAHNGKVAWDMKWRPPSADDSLNKHRMGYLAVLLGNGSLEVWDVPMPQAVSAVYLSSKKDATDPRFVKLAPVFKCSNLKCGDTQSIPLTVEWSTSGNPDFLLAGCHDGTVALWKFSTTKSSQDTRPLLFFSADTTPIRAVAWAPGESDQESSNVVATAGHGGLKFWDLRDPFRPLWDLHPVPRFIYSIDWLQDPKCVLLSFDDGTMRILSLVKIAYDVPSTGRPYPNTKQQGLSVYNCSSFPIWSIQVSRLTGMAAYCTADGSVFHFQLTTKAVEKDSRNRTPHFLCGRLTMNDSSTFTVHSPVPNVPIFLKKPVSENGEKQRCLRSLLNESPNRHAPPVSDAQPLAFAHDEDPGLESETEGTSNKGSKSKAKKGKNNTIEEEEEDNRGALVCVKEDGDAEEGRRKEASTSSSSVKAERFPPKMVAMHRVRWNMNKGSERWLCYGGAAGIVRCQEIASSGLVGKQNWRHQR
- the LOC106440768 gene encoding uncharacterized protein LOC106440768 isoform X2, whose product is MTMNHHHLVNPARILLCMLEVLFGHWSGVPEFMETQMLGQNFLAVATHPPDSYSHKIGVRLSGRGIIQIWCIINATCDNDSTHISGKKQKLSGKYQKKPSDESNRNTEPKKPRGRPRKHPIETATEPKKPKGRPRKKTTAELPIELDGDVLYVEALSVRYPEEAVVPATPLRVLRKPSVTKAKTNNESSGQVLSSENANIKLPVRRKRQKHQPTEETCEPVVSEDSEAVGNVPGEQSSDISEDIALPRVVLCLAHNGKVAWDMKWRPPSADDSLNKHRMGYLAVLLGNGSLEVWDVPMPQAVSAVYLSSKKDATDPRFVKLAPVFKCSNLKCGDTQSIPLTVEWSTSGNPDFLLAGCHDGTVALWKFSTTKSSQDTRPLLFFSADTTPIRAVAWAPGESDQESSNVVATAGHGGLKFWDLRDPFRPLWDLHPVPRFIYSIDWLQDPKCVLLSFDDGTMRILSLVKIAYDVPSTGRPYPNTKQQGLSVYNCSSFPIWSIQVSRLTGMAAYCTADGSVFHFQLTTKAVEKDSRNRTPHFLCGRLTMNDSSTFTVHSPVPNVPIFLKKPVSENGEKQRCLRSLLNESPNRHAPPVSDAQPLAFAHDEDPGLESETEGTSNKGSKSKAKKGKNNTIEEEEEDNRGALVCVKEDGDAEEGRRKEASTSSSSVKAERFPPKMVAMHRVRWNMNKGSERWLCYGGAAGIVRCQEIASSGLVGKQNWRHQR